The genomic stretch AGCCGACAGTCATATAATTTCCGAGTCTGAATACTTTTTTCATAAAGCCGTCAATACGTGAAGAAAAATAATTAAATATTTCCCAGCGCGCATCTTGTATCTTTTGAGCGTCAAAATTTTCTATAGGGTCAGCACATATCTTGACAGCAATAATATTATTCTCAATTTGCATATAAATAGAATCAAAAATAGTGCCGGACGGGTCTATATCATTGCAGAAATCCCAGCTAAATCCCCAAAAACCTCCGCTATAATTATTGACATAGTAGAAATTTCTATCTTGCGGTAAAATTTTTTCATTCTTCAGTGAAGTAAAAAATTTCTTGTAGGCCTCGCTGCTCCATTCGCTGATAGGATATTTATCAAATTGTGCGAACTGGTCGATGTATTCGAGATAGTCAACGTAATAATTAAATATATCGCTGCTGCTCGTTGACTTATAGGGGCGCATTATTTGCAATAATTTTTCACGGTTAAATTCGTAATCTACATATTGTTCGGGCTGCGGCTGATCATAAATTTTATAGAGAACGCAAATTATTTTTTCAGGGTCAATATCTGCATTAACAAGTTTCTGTTTATAACCCGGAATTTGTCCCTCGTAGGTATCATTGTAAACTTTATCCTCGATAATCACATAATTATCGCCTACAGTAAGCAGGACATCAATATTGTATGATTGACGCTCTATACAAGAAATTTCTTTTGCAGTCTCAAGGCCGGGTATTTTATGAAGCAAATCGAGAGCACAAGACTCTAATGCCGGATTTTTGCCGTGATTTTCCTTCAGTGCAAATGACATCAGCCAGCAAATAAAAGCATCTTGGGAAAGTTCTTTTGTAGCATACTTAAATAAATTAGTGCTGTCCATTAATTTATAACCTCCGATAAAAATTTTAATTCATTGTAACATTTACTTAGGGGGGGGGGGGTAGCTAAATATTACTTAATATTCCCTCCGCAAAATCCCTAACTAAATTTTTCAGCTCGTCAGGCTCAATCACTTGAATATGAGGCGCGCCTGACATAACCCACCTTGCGACTTCATAAAGACTCGGTACTTCAGCTGTTAATATAACACCTCCTTCCGGGCATTCCTGAATTTTTTGTGTAGGATGCCATTGTATTTCTCTGAAAGAATCTGCTAACGGCTCAGTAATTCGCACTCTTATAAAATTTTTCTCGAATCCCGGTATAACATGCCACGCTGATAATATATAATTTTCAGTGAAGCCCGCTGTATCAGGTAAAATATATTTCTCGCTTGAAAATTTTGCGCGAATAATTCTACTTACTCTGTGAACGCCTAAATTTTTATATTTATGATTGTATGAAGCCATATACCACGCATTACCGCGAAAATAGAAATCATAAGGCGATAGAGTCCATTTTTTAGGCTCTTTTCCGGGTGCTGAGTAAATAATATCGATTGCTTTCTTATTATATTTGGCCTCGACTAAAATATTAAATATTTCTGGATTTATCTTTGCGGCCGGAGTAGACATCATTGTTAATTTTACGATTTCAGATCCGAGCGAGATAATTTCTTCAGGGATATAATTATTAAACTTTGCCCAGAGACTTTTTGCGGAGTCCTCCAAGTGCGGCAAAAAATGGGCAGCCATACTCAAACCCGCAGTAAGTGCAGTGATTTCCTGTTTAGTAATCTTCAAGTTTAAATAAAATGTTCCCGCACTCTCCATAAAGTATAATTTTTCGTGGGGGTCATATTTTATATTTGCTCCGTAAATCCCCCGCAAATAACATAAATCATTCTGAAAAGTGCGGTTGCTTTTATATTCACCGACCGCAAAAATTTCATCGTGTGAGGCCTTAGCTCTTGACTGCAAGAAAGCCATAATACGCGATAATCTGTCATGACGTATTGAAGTCATATCTTTCGGCATAAATTAATACCTCCTTATGATCCCGCCGCACATCGGACAAAAATTTATCACTCTTGAATCTAAATTTTCAGGAATATTTATATTTGTCTTGTCTGCTCCTGAATCTAATAAAATTTTTACAGCGTCCATATTATTAAATTTGCAGGCGACACTAAGTGCTGACTCTCCGTTTTTGCGTCTTGCGTTAATGTCCGCTCCTGAGTCAATTAGATTTAATATTATTTCGCTGTTATTATGAACGCAATTTTTTGCGGCAATCATCAGGGGAGTTACTCCGCCTTTGTAGATTTCGTTAATATTTGCGCCCGCGTTTATAAGCTCGTAAAGAGTGTTAGAATCCTTCCCGTGATAATAGCACCTCAAGAAAATTTTTAGGACATTATGAAGACTCGCACCTTTTTGAAGCAAGTATCTGACAACTTTTGAATCATTGAAGACTGCGGCATAAATTAACGGTGTGAAGCCCTGATTATTCATGTAATTAATATCTGCTCCATTTTTGAGCGCGTAATCTATAAAATTCATATTCCCATGACAAGCAGCAAGAATCAGCTTAATATTTATATTTCCGGGCAATTTTTCGAGATCGTCCCACATTTTACGCAGCATAAACCGGCATAATGAATCACCGAAATCATTATCCCATTTAAATTCAATTTGAGAAAATTTTTGACGCAAGAAATTTTTAACTTCAGGACGTGAGAGAATTTGCAGAATGATTTTAATTTGCGTGATGTCGTCAAGTTTTATATAAATTCCTGACTCTAAATAATGCCCGATCCATGTATTAACAAGCCCCGAATAATCCGCTCCGTTATCAAGTAAAATAGCTATAATTTTTTCAGGCTCATAATAATCGGCGTAATTGTTTACTATAACGTTGAGAATATTTTTACAGGATTTAATATTAACTCCGGACGCTATAATTTTCTCAAATGCCCCCGGCGAATAAGCACAGCAAAGCAAATCTAAAATATTATCCGGCACTCTTTCACCGGTGTATGACGTTAAATTTATATTTGATTTACTGATTATATAAGTGAGTTCTCTATTATCAGGAGCAATTACGGGAATATCAAAGCCATTCTCACGCAAAAGTTTTAAAATTTTCGCCCCGTTGTCAAAATTTTTCTTTATCTCGTTATTATTTGACTCAGGGAATAAATTTATCCTAAATGCGAAATTTATAGATTGATCCCCTATGAAATCACTAATCATAAACGAATTAAGCAATCTCACTAATAAATCAAGATCATAATTAATTATTGCGTCATAAAATAATCTGCGTATATATTCGATTTTGTAAATATTATATGACTTGTTAATATATCTGAATTCATAGCATAATTTATTATATTCGTAAAGACTCGTATTATCATAAAATTTTGAGTCGGCTCCTGACTTTATCA from Synergistaceae bacterium encodes the following:
- a CDS encoding PD-(D/E)XK nuclease family protein, encoding MDSTNLFKYATKELSQDAFICWLMSFALKENHGKNPALESCALDLLHKIPGLETAKEISCIERQSYNIDVLLTVGDNYVIIEDKVYNDTYEGQIPGYKQKLVNADIDPEKIICVLYKIYDQPQPEQYVDYEFNREKLLQIMRPYKSTSSSDIFNYYVDYLEYIDQFAQFDKYPISEWSSEAYKKFFTSLKNEKILPQDRNFYYVNNYSGGFWGFSWDFCNDIDPSGTIFDSIYMQIENNIIAVKICADPIENFDAQKIQDARWEIFNYFSSRIDGFMKKVFRLGNYMTVGYLEYNEKNYREQISKIQKVFDEMRKELRLS
- a CDS encoding WYL domain-containing protein; this translates as MPKDMTSIRHDRLSRIMAFLQSRAKASHDEIFAVGEYKSNRTFQNDLCYLRGIYGANIKYDPHEKLYFMESAGTFYLNLKITKQEITALTAGLSMAAHFLPHLEDSAKSLWAKFNNYIPEEIISLGSEIVKLTMMSTPAAKINPEIFNILVEAKYNKKAIDIIYSAPGKEPKKWTLSPYDFYFRGNAWYMASYNHKYKNLGVHRVSRIIRAKFSSEKYILPDTAGFTENYILSAWHVIPGFEKNFIRVRITEPLADSFREIQWHPTQKIQECPEGGVILTAEVPSLYEVARWVMSGAPHIQVIEPDELKNLVRDFAEGILSNI
- a CDS encoding ankyrin repeat domain-containing protein — translated: LGELSDFAKIFESLISPDSLLIWGHSLDENMSDSITINFIIGMNDGGYKNYHELFNHERPGILKNLIINGLSDLQIVKMGSYKNLFASCIMYSTPELVKFFINNGHNPRELQENGVFPENIFDELINHHDERETLEILDIIFQAGINLSGNLIQPFFTRKASPEIYRSFIKYGWNVNSCTQSGMTILMFAVNKASLEYVKILVDSGADVNLRDDEGRTPLMYIDYNNDNECTEKLRLLIEHGADLNKKNNEGKNAFIYAAKSIYYRPEIVKIFIDSGIDINSQDNNGRDALEIMNLQNNDSRKQEIFYREVLPLMIKSGADSKFYDNTSLYEYNKLCYEFRYINKSYNIYKIEYIRRLFYDAIINYDLDLLVRLLNSFMISDFIGDQSINFAFRINLFPESNNNEIKKNFDNGAKILKLLRENGFDIPVIAPDNRELTYIISKSNINLTSYTGERVPDNILDLLCCAYSPGAFEKIIASGVNIKSCKNILNVIVNNYADYYEPEKIIAILLDNGADYSGLVNTWIGHYLESGIYIKLDDITQIKIILQILSRPEVKNFLRQKFSQIEFKWDNDFGDSLCRFMLRKMWDDLEKLPGNINIKLILAACHGNMNFIDYALKNGADINYMNNQGFTPLIYAAVFNDSKVVRYLLQKGASLHNVLKIFLRCYYHGKDSNTLYELINAGANINEIYKGGVTPLMIAAKNCVHNNSEIILNLIDSGADINARRKNGESALSVACKFNNMDAVKILLDSGADKTNINIPENLDSRVINFCPMCGGIIRRY